From a region of the Methanobrevibacter sp. V74 genome:
- a CDS encoding CDP-glycerol glycerophosphotransferase family protein, with protein MLFKFYSTVDSDLSLNITKAYITELDVVDDKLLMKGNFEGLDESIDRYLVIKHRSSGLRLEEKIESSKVCVPINKLLEISENGIFDFYFQFNEESFNAQDRIKYTLNSQCLKSFKKEDTLFEFYQTINSNLSLKINKDYYINELKVIDDKLVLRGNFNGVDEKDNRFIEIKHRSSGLRLEQKIKSSAACFPINQLLEINEIGIFDLYMKINDDNEYNKIRIKYCFNNQSFKLLFKEQNLVLTTYSTKFNELSFKLQTMDFDHNITYLDNCDDRVLIKGNFEPLNEEIKNIDKVLIFSKNRADSSINYYKMDFNEINDNYFNFEGFIDEINVLDEKTVNLRLDFYIRIYVDDIYYQSLVDLSNYKSFKNHEDCFLIKKVCCNKVYSYYATSDKYSFALWITKSTSWNKAYEIAKGKTIYDKTSKEEILNENMVFFESFLGKSYSGNPKYIYETMLEMGLDKKYTFVWAYSGENKDLIPGNPIIVDRYKAGDYYKYLAQAKYWVNNIIFPIHKKRQGNVYLQTWHGTPLKKLGFDITIPGPEVDGRPNFYSESRNWDYLISSNEYSSEIFERAFKFNKEFLEVGYPINDIFFRDNAELIDNLKSKFNISKDKKIILYAPTWRDDEQNESWEHYFNIEIDLKRLFMEFKDEYVVLLKMHHLISENLTIDKELQDFAIDLSDYEDIQELYLLSDILITDYSSVFFDYAHLKKPILFFTPDLNNYIENIRGLYLNMKKELPGPIIKDNNEGGGGVYIGYIKL; from the coding sequence ATGTTGTTTAAATTTTATTCAACAGTTGATTCTGATTTATCATTAAATATTACTAAAGCGTATATCACTGAATTAGATGTTGTTGATGATAAACTATTAATGAAAGGTAATTTTGAGGGTTTGGATGAAAGTATTGATAGGTATTTGGTGATTAAACATAGATCTTCTGGATTGAGGTTGGAAGAGAAAATTGAATCTTCCAAAGTATGTGTCCCTATAAATAAATTATTAGAAATAAGTGAAAACGGTATTTTCGATTTTTATTTTCAATTTAATGAAGAATCCTTCAATGCCCAAGACAGAATTAAGTATACCTTAAATAGTCAGTGCTTGAAATCTTTTAAAAAAGAAGATACCTTATTTGAATTTTATCAAACAATCAACTCCAATTTATCATTAAAGATTAATAAAGATTATTATATTAATGAATTAAAGGTAATTGATGATAAATTAGTATTGAGAGGTAATTTTAATGGTGTTGATGAAAAAGACAATAGATTCATTGAAATTAAACACAGATCTTCTGGACTGAGGTTAGAACAAAAAATTAAATCTTCTGCAGCATGCTTTCCTATAAATCAGTTGTTGGAAATAAATGAAATCGGTATATTTGATTTGTATATGAAAATTAATGATGATAATGAATACAACAAAATAAGAATTAAGTATTGTTTCAATAATCAATCTTTTAAGTTGCTTTTCAAAGAACAAAATCTTGTATTAACTACTTATTCAACAAAATTCAATGAATTGTCCTTTAAACTTCAAACTATGGATTTTGATCATAATATTACATATTTGGATAATTGTGATGATAGAGTATTAATTAAAGGAAATTTTGAACCTTTAAATGAAGAAATAAAAAATATTGATAAAGTACTGATATTCAGTAAAAATCGTGCAGATTCCAGTATAAATTATTATAAAATGGATTTTAATGAAATTAATGATAATTATTTTAATTTTGAGGGTTTTATTGATGAAATAAATGTTTTAGATGAAAAAACTGTAAATTTGAGACTAGATTTTTATATTAGAATTTATGTTGATGATATTTATTATCAAAGTTTAGTTGATTTATCTAATTATAAAAGTTTTAAAAATCATGAGGATTGTTTTTTAATTAAAAAAGTATGTTGTAATAAGGTTTATTCTTATTATGCAACAAGTGATAAATATTCTTTTGCTCTATGGATTACTAAAAGTACTTCTTGGAATAAAGCATATGAAATAGCTAAGGGGAAAACAATTTATGATAAAACTTCAAAAGAAGAAATATTAAATGAGAATATGGTTTTCTTTGAGAGCTTTTTAGGTAAGTCTTATAGTGGTAATCCAAAATACATTTATGAAACTATGCTTGAAATGGGTTTGGATAAGAAATATACATTTGTTTGGGCATATTCCGGTGAAAACAAAGATCTTATTCCTGGCAATCCAATAATTGTTGATAGATATAAAGCAGGAGATTATTATAAATATCTTGCCCAAGCTAAATACTGGGTAAATAATATTATATTTCCGATACATAAGAAAAGACAAGGAAATGTTTATTTACAAACTTGGCACGGTACCCCTCTTAAAAAATTAGGTTTTGATATTACAATACCAGGACCTGAAGTTGATGGCAGACCAAATTTTTATAGTGAGTCAAGAAATTGGGATTATTTGATTTCTTCTAACGAATATTCCTCTGAGATTTTTGAAAGGGCTTTTAAATTTAATAAAGAGTTTTTGGAAGTAGGATACCCTATCAATGACATATTTTTTAGAGACAATGCCGAGTTAATCGATAATTTAAAGTCTAAATTCAATATTTCAAAAGATAAAAAAATTATTCTTTATGCTCCAACTTGGAGAGATGATGAACAAAATGAATCATGGGAGCACTATTTTAATATAGAAATAGATTTAAAGAGGCTTTTCATGGAATTTAAAGATGAATACGTTGTATTGTTAAAAATGCATCATTTAATTTCTGAAAATCTTACTATTGATAAAGAACTGCAAGATTTTGCTATTGATTTATCTGATTATGAAGATATACAAGAATTATATCTTCTATCAGATATTTTAATAACAGATTATTCATCAGTATTTTTTGACTATGCTCATTTAAAAAAACCTATTTTATTTTTCACACCAGATTTAAATAATTACATAGAAAATATAAGGGGATTATATTTAAATATGAAAAAAGAATTGCCTGGACCAATTATAAAAGATAATAATGAGGGGGGGGGGGGGGTATATATAGGTTATATAAAACTTTAA
- a CDS encoding glycosyltransferase: MLNEFEYKLSVVVLVYNTEDYLEECLDSLINQTLDNIEIICVNDESTDNSLNILKKYARKYDNIKIIDQKNQGGAVAGNNGLKVAKGEYVTLIDSDDIVVRDAYEKMYNKAKQTNSDIVSGKPYVYSGNYLFNLVGARHDLWDEERVVDVKKDLDIFYDVFYWNKIYKKEFIEKNDIYMIPGKLYADAPFVFKAYLKADKITLITDLVYYWRSRRKNTSITRNILDLYNLKDRMDNFYVLRDYFSDDDELFNRVIKLYLERFFFPITGILKNSSYEKIYLNELYEILSNIEDIYDNEYINIVYNLCAYFILNEEFDNLKEFLLNSTTLKDTFVENGKVYWDLEYFRNPKYNIPDKIFEINNIHNNFINISDIKVDSKYIYMDDISLPNNLEIDESNVIFEGLTKKYESKDRNTYKFNLKRVEKNKFNVKIPIKEIDNINSYDVFLEFKYNGKKEDFRINKKNFTKKLDEDVINQNDNVLVFFTKFNNLSFINADVKNIFELDIKKDRLKIIPKKYDSINYKISIDYKKKIERVYFINNDSQSCNDFELKWKFSLDENVLYNLYIEINKNRFKLKSRHFENFTNEIIHGDKFKIKIFEKDNEIFIVKKLVG, from the coding sequence ATGTTGAATGAATTTGAATATAAATTATCTGTAGTGGTTTTAGTTTATAATACTGAGGATTATCTTGAAGAGTGTTTAGATTCACTTATTAATCAAACATTAGATAATATTGAGATAATTTGCGTTAATGATGAAAGTACAGATAATAGTTTAAATATTCTTAAAAAATATGCTAGAAAATATGATAATATTAAAATTATAGATCAAAAAAATCAAGGTGGTGCTGTTGCAGGCAATAATGGTCTTAAAGTAGCTAAAGGAGAATATGTAACTTTAATTGATTCAGATGATATTGTTGTTAGGGATGCTTATGAAAAAATGTATAATAAAGCTAAACAAACAAATTCAGATATAGTAAGTGGAAAACCTTATGTATATTCAGGTAATTATTTATTTAATCTGGTAGGTGCAAGGCATGACCTGTGGGATGAAGAAAGAGTTGTTGATGTTAAAAAAGATTTGGATATTTTTTATGATGTTTTTTATTGGAATAAAATTTACAAAAAAGAGTTTATTGAAAAAAACGATATTTACATGATTCCTGGAAAATTGTATGCTGATGCCCCATTTGTTTTTAAAGCATATCTCAAAGCAGATAAAATAACTTTAATTACAGATCTTGTTTATTATTGGCGTTCTCGTCGTAAAAATACTTCAATTACAAGAAATATTTTGGATTTATATAATTTAAAAGATAGGATGGATAATTTTTATGTTTTGAGGGATTATTTTAGTGACGATGATGAACTTTTTAATAGGGTTATTAAACTGTATCTTGAGAGGTTTTTTTTCCCTATTACTGGGATTTTAAAAAATTCATCTTATGAAAAAATATATTTAAATGAATTATATGAAATATTGAGCAATATTGAAGATATTTATGATAATGAATATATTAATATTGTTTATAATTTATGTGCTTATTTTATTCTAAATGAGGAATTTGATAATTTAAAAGAATTTTTATTAAATTCTACCACTTTAAAAGATACTTTTGTTGAAAATGGTAAAGTATATTGGGATTTAGAATACTTTAGGAATCCAAAATATAATATCCCAGATAAAATATTCGAAATCAATAATATTCATAATAATTTTATTAATATAAGTGATATAAAAGTTGATTCGAAATATATTTATATGGATGATATTTCCTTACCAAATAATCTGGAAATAGATGAATCTAACGTTATATTTGAAGGTTTAACTAAAAAATATGAATCAAAAGATAGGAATACCTATAAATTTAATTTAAAACGAGTTGAAAAGAATAAATTCAATGTTAAAATACCTATTAAAGAAATTGATAATATTAATAGTTACGATGTATTTTTAGAATTTAAATATAATGGAAAAAAAGAAGATTTCAGAATAAATAAAAAGAATTTTACAAAAAAATTAGATGAAGATGTTATAAATCAGAATGATAATGTTTTAGTTTTTTTTACAAAGTTTAACAACTTATCATTTATAAATGCAGATGTTAAAAATATTTTTGAGTTAGACATTAAAAAAGATAGGTTAAAAATAATTCCTAAAAAATATGACAGTATAAACTATAAAATATCTATTGATTATAAAAAGAAAATTGAACGGGTATATTTTATTAATAATGATAGTCAGTCATGTAATGATTTTGAACTTAAATGGAAATTTTCATTAGATGAAAATGTTTTATATAACCTATATATAGAAATTAATAAAAATAGATTCAAATTAAAGTCTAGACATTTTGAAAACTTCACTAATGAAATAATCCATGGCGATAAATTTAAAATAAAGATTTTTGAAAAAGATAATGAGATTTTCATTGTTAAAAAATTAGTGGGTTGA
- a CDS encoding glycosyltransferase, whose translation MCENKKPFVSIIVPVYNTENYLRECLDSILNQSLKNIEVICIDDKSSDNSLDILKEYSEKDKRIKIIENDENKGVSITRNNGLDNANGEYLSFVDSDDKMDLDACEKLYNFAKTNDQDCILFNAFRFNDDGKVWSSELHSISVSDHIITSTNILKNNEFIYNTTVTSKFIRKTFLDDNEIRFVEDRVYEDVLFSMELFFATDYVGVYPYVNYYWRVRLNKENKSITQSYDDTTNIADRLFIIHSIFDMLYSSEKYGILINEFNNKLLKIDYRHIINQLPFIDKEIINIVINKIMPVIKNMDIEAFDDLDDLLKLKYDLLISGKLENLIYLIKYELNNKKWNVKNSELKNKNNILIEENNYLKSKIEILAEQKENLDNENDSLKEKNKNLTENNIKLKNEIKTVKSTKGWFRYKINNIHVRLKNKF comes from the coding sequence ATGTGTGAAAATAAGAAACCTTTTGTAAGTATTATTGTTCCAGTATATAATACGGAAAATTATCTGCGGGAGTGCTTAGACAGTATTTTAAATCAATCACTAAAAAATATAGAAGTAATTTGCATCGATGATAAGTCATCTGATAATTCACTGGATATACTTAAAGAATATAGTGAAAAGGATAAGAGAATTAAGATAATTGAAAATGATGAAAACAAAGGAGTATCAATAACTAGGAATAATGGTTTAGATAATGCAAATGGAGAATATTTGTCTTTTGTTGATTCTGATGATAAAATGGATTTGGATGCATGTGAAAAATTATATAATTTTGCTAAAACGAATGATCAAGATTGTATACTTTTTAATGCTTTTAGATTTAATGATGACGGTAAAGTTTGGTCAAGTGAATTACACAGTATTTCAGTATCTGATCATATAATAACTTCTACAAATATTTTAAAGAATAATGAATTTATTTATAACACAACGGTTACTTCCAAATTCATCAGAAAAACTTTTTTAGATGATAATGAAATTAGATTTGTTGAAGATAGAGTATATGAAGATGTATTATTCTCAATGGAATTGTTCTTTGCAACAGATTATGTTGGTGTTTATCCATATGTAAATTATTACTGGAGAGTTAGATTAAATAAGGAGAATAAATCCATCACACAAAGTTATGATGATACAACTAATATTGCTGATAGATTATTTATTATCCACTCAATATTTGATATGCTATATTCATCAGAAAAATATGGAATATTAATTAATGAATTCAATAATAAATTATTAAAAATTGATTATAGACATATTATTAATCAATTGCCTTTCATAGATAAAGAAATAATTAATATAGTTATAAATAAAATTATGCCTGTTATAAAAAATATGGATATTGAGGCATTTGATGATTTAGATGATTTACTTAAACTTAAATATGATCTTTTAATAAGTGGGAAGTTAGAAAATTTGATTTATTTAATTAAATATGAATTAAATAATAAAAAATGGAATGTTAAAAATTCAGAATTGAAAAATAAAAATAACATATTAATTGAAGAAAATAATTATTTAAAAAGTAAAATCGAAATACTAGCTGAACAAAAAGAAAATTTAGATAATGAAAATGATTCTTTAAAAGAAAAAAATAAAAATTTAACAGAAAATAACATAAAACTAAAAAATGAAATTAAAACTGTTAAATCGACAAAGGGATGGTTTAGATATAAAATAAATAATATTCATGTAAGACTAAAAAATAAATTTTAA
- a CDS encoding glycosyltransferase family 2 protein, whose amino-acid sequence MNKISVILPVFNGEKYIRKAIESVLNQTFTNFELIIVNDGSTDDSLNIINEFRDNRIKFINQVNQGPGASRNKALKIASGEYIMFLDSDDFFTSDALEVAYGEITKFSADLTFFQMINFDGERYYENDWFEMKTFDDSFENRVFTPQETPGSIFDLSVGVCQKIYNHEFLKNIDAQFPEGIFFEDMPFFYYVFLKASKISIVKKKLYVRRKHPDSITNRVDEKFFDTVRAGQILMGMFIQNGWYERYKYDLLAYKINGPRFALRDMPFKHKKHMFDLIKKDYAEIKSTKYYDDFLVELGPVKRKFFLDVINARDYEEFKKTSQ is encoded by the coding sequence ATGAATAAAATTTCAGTAATACTTCCTGTTTTCAATGGTGAAAAATATATTAGGAAAGCTATTGAAAGTGTTTTAAACCAAACATTTACGAATTTCGAGTTAATAATTGTTAATGATGGATCAACTGATGATTCGTTAAATATTATTAATGAATTTAGAGACAACAGGATTAAATTCATTAATCAAGTTAATCAGGGTCCTGGAGCTTCCAGAAACAAAGCTTTAAAAATCGCCAGTGGAGAGTATATAATGTTTCTTGACAGTGATGATTTTTTCACTAGTGATGCTTTAGAAGTTGCATATGGGGAAATTACAAAATTCAGTGCTGATTTAACATTTTTCCAAATGATAAACTTTGATGGAGAGAGATACTATGAAAATGATTGGTTTGAGATGAAAACATTTGATGATTCTTTTGAGAATAGAGTTTTCACACCTCAAGAAACTCCAGGTTCTATTTTCGACCTGTCAGTTGGTGTTTGTCAAAAAATCTACAATCATGAATTTCTAAAAAATATTGATGCGCAATTTCCAGAAGGCATATTTTTTGAAGACATGCCATTTTTTTATTATGTTTTCCTTAAGGCTAGTAAAATTTCAATTGTTAAAAAGAAGTTGTATGTTAGAAGAAAACATCCAGATTCAATTACTAATCGTGTAGATGAAAAATTCTTCGACACGGTTAGGGCTGGCCAAATATTGATGGGCATGTTTATTCAGAATGGATGGTATGAACGCTACAAATATGATTTGCTTGCCTATAAAATAAACGGTCCCCGTTTTGCTTTGAGGGACATGCCATTTAAACACAAAAAACACATGTTCGATTTAATAAAAAAAGACTACGCAGAAATTAAATCAACAAAATATTATGATGACTTTTTAGTTGAGCTTGGACCTGTAAAAAGGAAGTTTTTTTTAGACGTAATTAATGCAAGAGATTATGAGGAGTTTAAAAAAACATCCCAGTAA
- a CDS encoding DUF2115 family protein: MKASKLLKIIKEDLKDYPIDYLKNKATDPRYKDPLTKKLAKYNSNVYDNIYDTEILDDFEIKDAVIKNMRSDIGFYFNRYGDGESETKRFTENISLYLAFIVKKPLHPFTDDKRDEVYYQNGKYFCKTRMTAIHDEKSLCRYCVCKNVGFTGMFF, from the coding sequence ATGAAAGCATCTAAACTTTTAAAAATCATAAAAGAGGATTTGAAAGACTATCCTATTGATTATTTAAAAAACAAGGCAACAGACCCAAGATATAAAGACCCATTAACTAAAAAACTTGCAAAGTATAACTCCAATGTATATGACAATATATATGACACAGAAATTTTAGATGATTTTGAAATAAAAGATGCAGTGATAAAAAACATGCGCTCAGATATTGGGTTTTATTTTAACAGATATGGTGATGGAGAAAGTGAAACTAAACGATTCACCGAAAACATATCTCTTTATTTAGCATTTATTGTGAAAAAACCTCTTCATCCTTTCACAGATGATAAACGCGACGAAGTGTATTATCAAAATGGGAAATATTTCTGCAAAACTCGAATGACCGCTATTCATGATGAAAAATCACTTTGCAGATATTGTGTATGTAAAAATGTTGGATTTACTGGGATGTTTTTTTAA
- a CDS encoding histidinol phosphate phosphatase domain-containing protein codes for MKKRIDLHMHSLFSDGELLPSELARRALKLNHEVIAITDHVDWSNVDTIPAIQDAIDDINSKWDITVVLGAEVTHAPCESIDGIAKRAKDLGAKIVVVHGETLNEPVTPGTNRAAVESEYVDILGHPGLITREEAEIALKNNVYLEISARKGHCLGNGHVANMAREVGNKLVVDTDTHAPGDLITFEKSYEIALGAGLSHEEAMKALVDNPRELLKSKGIL; via the coding sequence ATGAAAAAAAGAATAGATTTACATATGCATAGTTTATTTAGTGATGGGGAACTCCTGCCCTCAGAACTTGCAAGAAGAGCTTTAAAACTTAACCATGAAGTGATTGCTATTACTGATCATGTTGACTGGTCAAATGTTGATACAATCCCTGCAATTCAAGATGCGATTGATGATATTAATTCAAAATGGGACATAACCGTGGTATTAGGTGCTGAAGTTACTCATGCCCCTTGTGAGTCAATAGATGGAATAGCTAAAAGAGCAAAAGACTTAGGTGCGAAAATTGTTGTTGTTCACGGTGAAACATTAAATGAACCTGTTACACCTGGAACAAATAGGGCTGCAGTTGAATCTGAATATGTTGACATTTTAGGTCATCCTGGATTAATTACCCGAGAAGAAGCTGAAATTGCACTTAAAAACAATGTCTATTTAGAAATTTCCGCTCGTAAAGGTCATTGCCTTGGAAACGGCCATGTTGCAAATATGGCACGTGAAGTTGGAAATAAATTAGTTGTTGATACAGACACTCATGCACCAGGTGATTTGATAACATTTGAAAAATCATATGAAATAGCATTAGGCGCTGGTTTAAGTCATGAAGAAGCAATGAAGGCACTTGTTGATAATCCCCGTGAACTTTTAAAAAGCAAAGGCATTTTATGA
- a CDS encoding FprA family A-type flavoprotein has protein sequence MKANAVKIAEGVYWVGVIHWNSRTFHGYGIPGTTYNAYLVFGEEKNVLIDNTYRGLQDQLDARIEDAFAQEGKEIKIDVFVQNHSEMDHSTYLRDTIDKYNPDAEIYASQNCINFLEAQYHNFSDLELIPVATGDEIDIGGRTLKFISAQMLHWPDSMFTFLAEDGILFSNDAFGQHVCQSKRFDSDYSVDYLLKEAQKYYANLVTLGSPMLRMKLQELTDNGILEQIKMIAPCHGQIWTNPGPVVEKYSEWASGVCKDKITVIYDTMHHSTEKLAYQIAEGIMSEGVEVEMYFMQEDGPDDAITDILDSKAIAIGAPTMMNKPFPRIGNMVYWLDCVNFKGTGSEKNALIFSSKGWGGGAVAKLQRDLEEAGFTVTDTMDVLFVPDEEVLAEAFEKGAALARSIKE, from the coding sequence ATGAAAGCTAACGCAGTAAAAATTGCAGAAGGAGTATATTGGGTAGGTGTTATCCACTGGAATAGCAGAACTTTCCATGGATATGGCATTCCAGGCACCACATACAATGCATATTTGGTATTTGGAGAAGAAAAAAATGTATTGATTGACAATACCTATAGGGGATTACAAGATCAATTAGATGCAAGAATTGAAGATGCATTTGCACAGGAAGGCAAAGAAATTAAAATAGACGTATTTGTACAGAACCACTCTGAAATGGATCATTCCACTTATTTAAGAGATACTATTGACAAATATAATCCTGATGCTGAAATTTACGCATCTCAAAATTGCATTAACTTTTTAGAAGCACAATATCATAACTTTTCTGATTTAGAATTAATTCCTGTAGCAACTGGTGATGAAATTGATATAGGAGGCAGAACTTTAAAATTCATTTCAGCACAAATGCTACACTGGCCGGATAGTATGTTTACTTTTTTAGCTGAAGATGGAATATTGTTCTCAAATGATGCATTTGGTCAACATGTATGCCAATCCAAAAGGTTTGACAGTGATTACTCAGTTGATTACTTACTTAAAGAAGCTCAAAAGTACTATGCTAATTTAGTAACTCTTGGATCACCAATGCTTAGAATGAAATTACAGGAGTTAACTGATAATGGTATACTTGAACAAATTAAAATGATTGCACCATGTCATGGACAAATTTGGACTAATCCTGGTCCTGTTGTAGAGAAATATTCTGAATGGGCATCTGGTGTATGTAAAGATAAAATCACTGTTATTTATGATACTATGCACCATTCAACTGAAAAATTAGCATATCAAATCGCTGAAGGCATTATGAGTGAAGGTGTAGAAGTAGAAATGTACTTCATGCAAGAAGACGGCCCTGATGATGCAATAACTGATATTTTAGATAGTAAGGCTATAGCTATCGGTGCTCCAACCATGATGAATAAGCCATTCCCAAGAATTGGTAATATGGTCTATTGGTTGGATTGTGTTAACTTTAAAGGAACTGGTAGTGAGAAAAATGCTTTAATCTTTTCATCTAAAGGATGGGGTGGAGGTGCTGTTGCCAAACTTCAAAGAGATTTAGAAGAAGCTGGTTTTACAGTTACTGATACTATGGATGTTTTATTTGTACCTGATGAAGAGGTTCTTGCTGAAGCATTCGAAAAGGGCGCTGCATTAGCACGTTCTATTAAAGAATAA
- a CDS encoding flavodoxin, whose product MSSLVIYFSRNGENYFGGKLKNIEKGNTEVIAEFIQEIDNAELFKVEPVNDYPDDYMECIDAAKKEQNDNLRPKIKNPLDNIDAYDKIYIGFPNWWGTLPMPMFTQLERLDFTGKVVKPFVTHEGSGFASSQKDLNNLCSGAEIKNGLSIAGVNVANSKNTVKLWIME is encoded by the coding sequence ATGTCAAGTTTAGTAATCTATTTTTCAAGAAATGGTGAAAACTACTTTGGTGGCAAACTTAAAAACATTGAAAAAGGAAACACTGAAGTAATAGCAGAATTTATACAGGAAATTGATAATGCTGAGTTATTTAAAGTTGAACCTGTAAACGATTATCCTGATGATTATATGGAATGTATTGATGCTGCTAAAAAAGAACAAAATGATAACTTAAGACCTAAAATTAAGAATCCTTTAGATAATATTGATGCATACGATAAAATTTATATTGGTTTTCCAAATTGGTGGGGAACACTTCCAATGCCAATGTTTACTCAATTAGAAAGACTTGATTTCACAGGCAAAGTTGTGAAACCTTTTGTAACTCATGAGGGATCTGGTTTTGCTTCATCACAAAAAGACTTAAACAATTTATGCAGTGGAGCTGAAATTAAAAATGGTTTATCAATTGCAGGGGTGAATGTGGCCAATTCTAAAAATACTGTAAAATTATGGATTATGGAATAA
- a CDS encoding pantoate kinase, with product MSNSVFVPGHITGFFTIEDHDISLKKGSCGAGFLLSRGVKTTVSPSNRFEISVNRGDYTVIDEVLKILEIDDDFKITQDIQLPIGAGFGTSAASALSLTLSLNEFLDLGYSLDLCGQIAHMAEVNLGGGLGDVIAQTGQGMVLRVESGAPGIGRIKSFKQDAYIAWKSFGGIETSSIIQDSYQKQVISDVGLKYLEYFEEKSSLRNFLDFSNKFSYETELMSDEVKGLVDYFNSISDILGSSMAMLGNTVFAVAENEDDFKNLEVENLHIDKINNIGISYD from the coding sequence ATGTCAAATTCAGTTTTCGTACCTGGCCATATTACTGGCTTTTTCACTATTGAAGACCATGATATTTCCCTAAAAAAGGGATCTTGCGGTGCTGGCTTTTTACTTTCACGAGGTGTTAAAACAACTGTTTCGCCATCAAACAGATTTGAAATCAGTGTTAATCGGGGAGATTATACAGTAATTGATGAAGTTTTAAAGATTTTAGAAATTGATGATGATTTTAAAATCACACAAGACATTCAATTGCCTATTGGTGCTGGTTTTGGAACTTCAGCCGCTTCAGCTTTAAGTTTAACATTATCATTAAATGAATTTTTAGATTTAGGTTATTCACTTGATTTATGCGGTCAAATTGCTCATATGGCTGAAGTGAATCTTGGTGGTGGTTTAGGTGATGTAATAGCTCAAACTGGTCAGGGTATGGTTTTAAGAGTTGAATCAGGTGCTCCAGGCATTGGCAGGATAAAATCATTTAAACAAGATGCCTATATTGCATGGAAAAGTTTTGGAGGGATTGAAACTTCAAGCATTATTCAAGACTCTTATCAAAAACAGGTAATATCTGATGTGGGGTTGAAATATCTTGAATATTTTGAAGAAAAGTCTAGTTTGAGAAATTTTTTAGATTTTTCAAATAAATTCTCCTATGAAACAGAATTAATGTCAGATGAAGTTAAAGGTTTGGTTGATTATTTTAATTCTATCTCTGATATTTTAGGCAGTTCCATGGCCATGCTTGGAAATACTGTATTTGCAGTTGCAGAAAACGAAGATGATTTCAAAAATTTAGAAGTTGAAAATTTACATATTGATAAAATTAACAATATTGGGATTAGTTATGATTAA
- a CDS encoding class I SAM-dependent methyltransferase — MIKLSYDVKNYRKDLLEIVKPDDVVIELGCHIGGSTKLISNSCNVIAVDNSPEAESEMSKLDVKFITGDVRLHEVLSEVFKITQSCDVLAIDLGGGYHPDTVFKVFYIWSSTFKPAHTLIRNRGILEFANSALGSGENYISERGYLKSYHDSGIPSQIKEFSLWTSSL, encoded by the coding sequence ATGATTAAATTAAGTTATGATGTTAAAAATTACCGCAAGGACTTGCTTGAAATAGTTAAACCTGATGATGTTGTAATTGAATTAGGATGTCATATAGGCGGTTCAACAAAATTAATTTCAAATTCTTGCAATGTAATAGCTGTAGATAATTCACCTGAAGCAGAAAGTGAAATGAGTAAACTTGATGTTAAATTTATAACCGGAGATGTAAGATTGCATGAGGTGTTAAGTGAAGTTTTTAAGATCACTCAGTCATGTGATGTTTTGGCAATTGATTTGGGTGGGGGATATCATCCTGATACTGTTTTTAAAGTATTTTACATATGGTCATCAACATTTAAACCTGCTCATACGCTAATTAGAAATCGTGGAATATTGGAATTTGCCAATTCCGCTTTAGGCAGTGGGGAAAATTACATTAGTGAAAGGGGCTATTTAAAGTCCTACCATGATTCGGGAATTCCATCTCAAATAAAAGAGTTTAGTTTATGGACTTCTTCACTATAA